One genomic window of Leptolyngbya sp. 'hensonii' includes the following:
- a CDS encoding ABC transporter ATP-binding protein: MATFCPSPILLLEQVSRRFSRSLPPAVDQVTLTLEPGELLTLLGPSGCGKTTLLRLIAGFERPQTGTIVLADRQVAGGSTWIPPEKRDVGMVFQDYALFPHLTVAQNVAFGLQQRRRKQRVTSGQVKQQVLEAIAQVGLAGLEQRYPHQLSGGQQQRVALARALAPQPALVLLDEPLSNLDVQVRLRLREEIRTILKSAGTAAVFVTHDQEEALSISDRVAVMRQGRIEQLGTPEALYQEPVSRFVAEFVTQANFIPAEFKNQVWQTEAGSFAVGDASVESGLQADLMIRQEDLILQADEQGPLIVRDRQFLGREQRYCLLTPSGQELHVRTGMGETLSIGSRVQVGVDRSGCRVFPR; the protein is encoded by the coding sequence ATGGCAACTTTCTGCCCATCCCCTATCCTGCTCTTAGAACAGGTTTCCCGTCGGTTTTCCCGATCGCTCCCCCCTGCCGTAGATCAGGTTACCCTGACTCTGGAACCGGGGGAATTGCTGACTCTACTCGGTCCCTCCGGTTGTGGCAAAACCACCCTGCTCCGGCTGATTGCCGGGTTTGAGCGTCCCCAAACTGGTACGATCGTGCTAGCTGATCGACAGGTTGCCGGTGGTTCCACCTGGATTCCGCCAGAGAAACGGGATGTGGGGATGGTATTTCAGGACTATGCTCTGTTTCCCCATCTGACGGTGGCTCAAAATGTGGCTTTTGGTCTGCAGCAACGGCGACGCAAGCAGCGTGTAACGTCCGGCCAGGTGAAACAGCAGGTGCTAGAGGCGATCGCCCAGGTGGGGCTGGCTGGGTTGGAGCAGCGCTATCCCCATCAACTATCGGGCGGACAACAGCAGCGGGTGGCTCTGGCCAGGGCCTTGGCTCCCCAACCGGCCCTGGTGCTTCTGGATGAGCCGTTGAGTAATCTGGATGTGCAGGTGCGGCTGCGGCTTCGGGAAGAGATTCGCACGATTCTCAAATCGGCGGGTACGGCTGCGGTGTTTGTTACCCATGATCAGGAGGAAGCGCTGTCCATCTCCGATCGGGTGGCGGTGATGCGTCAGGGGCGCATTGAACAGTTGGGCACCCCCGAGGCGCTTTACCAGGAACCGGTTTCTCGCTTTGTTGCTGAGTTTGTTACCCAGGCTAATTTCATCCCGGCAGAGTTTAAGAATCAAGTCTGGCAGACGGAAGCGGGCAGTTTTGCTGTCGGAGATGCATCGGTGGAGTCTGGCCTGCAGGCGGACCTGATGATTCGGCAGGAAGACTTGATTCTGCAAGCGGATGAGCAGGGGCCGCTGATCGTGCGCGATCGCCAGTTCTTGGGCCGGGAACAACGGTACTGTCTGTTGACGCCGTCTGGGCAGGAGTTGCATGTCCGCACGGGAATGGGGGAAACGTTGTCGATCGGATCGCGGGTGCAGGTGGGGGTGGACCGATCGGGTTGCCGGGTGTTTCCTCGGTAG
- a CDS encoding PepSY domain-containing protein — MNKSPAPFLQALKPILLLSVGLHGLLLFLPMPMNQETPVQAAPRKPLKTIKLTPLPRISRIQTHPQPQPRVIEPAIPSPIIRSQPPIVPSPTVQPSPEVIPPVANPTPTPIPTPAPSPLPTPSPTPLADLIRLPQAQAACNGMEGCWQVEDTQWRSIAGNLKQRLRDQGMELAELDLEDDTGLRVYEVSKDGKLQYYLNLLSTDRGTIYVLNPRQMSRAELESAIGSPTPL; from the coding sequence GTGAATAAGTCTCCTGCCCCATTCCTGCAAGCCTTAAAACCCATTCTGTTGCTCTCCGTGGGGTTACATGGCCTGCTGCTCTTCCTGCCCATGCCCATGAACCAGGAAACTCCTGTGCAGGCAGCCCCTCGGAAACCTTTGAAAACGATTAAGTTGACCCCTCTCCCCAGGATTTCCCGCATTCAGACTCATCCTCAACCCCAACCCAGAGTGATTGAGCCTGCCATCCCTTCCCCCATCATCCGTTCCCAGCCCCCAATCGTCCCCTCCCCTACCGTCCAACCCTCCCCAGAAGTTATTCCGCCTGTAGCCAATCCCACACCCACTCCAATCCCCACACCCGCTCCAAGTCCCCTACCGACCCCATCCCCCACTCCCCTAGCCGACCTGATCCGGCTTCCCCAGGCTCAAGCTGCCTGCAACGGTATGGAAGGGTGCTGGCAAGTCGAGGATACCCAGTGGCGATCGATCGCAGGCAACCTCAAGCAACGGTTACGAGATCAGGGCATGGAGCTAGCTGAACTCGATCTGGAAGACGATACGGGGTTGCGTGTCTACGAAGTCAGCAAAGATGGCAAGTTGCAGTATTACCTGAACCTACTCTCCACCGATCGGGGCACCATCTACGTCCTCAATCCCCGTCAAATGAGCCGGGCCGAGCTAGAGAGCGCCATCGGCTCCCCCACCCCCCTGTAA
- a CDS encoding HAD family hydrolase encodes MDYLALATDFDGTLATDGRVEPTTLDALKRWRASGRKLILITGRQMSILLEPFPDLPVFDWVVAENGALLYNPATGVEKPLVEPPPEEFFQRLRDRVTTEASTRSPQDPLWEEFTQLSQDPTVRLVSRGRVIVATWKPHDQIAAELIQELGLDLEIILNKAAVMILPRGVDKAFGLRAALQELGMGPEQTIGLGDAENDTAFLDLCGLSVAVANALPELKLRVKRVTQGSRGAGVVETIDQILGA; translated from the coding sequence ATGGATTATCTCGCCCTGGCAACAGATTTTGACGGTACCCTGGCCACCGATGGCAGAGTAGAACCGACCACTCTGGATGCACTGAAGCGCTGGCGGGCTTCCGGACGCAAGTTAATCCTGATTACAGGCCGCCAGATGAGCATCCTGCTGGAGCCCTTTCCTGACCTGCCCGTCTTCGATTGGGTTGTGGCTGAGAATGGAGCCTTACTCTACAACCCGGCAACAGGCGTAGAAAAACCTCTGGTGGAGCCCCCCCCAGAAGAATTCTTCCAGCGGCTGCGCGATCGGGTCACGACAGAGGCCAGCACCCGATCGCCCCAGGATCCCCTCTGGGAGGAATTTACCCAACTGAGTCAGGATCCAACTGTGCGACTGGTTTCCCGGGGGCGCGTCATCGTAGCGACCTGGAAACCCCACGACCAGATCGCAGCAGAATTGATTCAGGAATTGGGCCTGGATCTGGAAATCATCCTGAATAAAGCAGCGGTGATGATATTGCCCCGAGGCGTGGACAAAGCCTTTGGCCTCCGAGCGGCCCTGCAGGAATTAGGGATGGGGCCAGAACAGACGATCGGCCTGGGGGATGCCGAAAATGACACGGCCTTTCTAGACCTCTGTGGTCTCTCCGTTGCCGTTGCTAACGCCCTGCCAGAACTCAAGCTGCGCGTGAAGCGGGTCACCCAGGGCAGCCGGGGAGCTGGGGTTGTGGAGACGATCGACCAAATTTTGGGCGCGTAA
- a CDS encoding ABC transporter substrate-binding protein has translation MTRIEVWPGMAGMGRRRFLQYGVLAAGSSIVAACSKGEEEPPANAPAPGRSSGKTLDRITFGTNWFAQAEHGGFYQAVATDIYKDHGLDVTIKMGGPQVNGTQLLMGGAIDFFMGYGSEAIKAIQEGIPKVTVAAIFQKDPQVLIAHPNTGHDKLESLKGAPIYISTSARTTYWPFLKAKYGFTDSQARVYNFNPAPFLADKTSAQQGYLTSEPYAIEKQGGFKPVVFLLADFGYTSYTTTIEATRKLTEEKPDLVQRFVDASIKGWYSYLENPAPANALIKKDNPNMTDDQIDYGLRKLKEYGVIMSGDAEALGIGAMNEARWKALFESMVQAGIVKAETKYQEAFTLKYVNKGVAYYKGKQ, from the coding sequence ATGACACGGATTGAAGTTTGGCCGGGTATGGCTGGGATGGGTCGCCGACGGTTTCTGCAGTACGGCGTCCTAGCCGCCGGTAGTAGCATTGTTGCAGCCTGCAGCAAGGGCGAAGAAGAACCACCAGCCAATGCTCCCGCACCGGGGCGCAGTTCTGGTAAAACGCTGGATAGGATTACCTTTGGCACCAACTGGTTTGCCCAGGCTGAACATGGGGGGTTTTACCAGGCAGTCGCTACCGACATCTACAAAGATCACGGCCTGGATGTGACGATTAAAATGGGCGGTCCCCAGGTGAATGGCACCCAATTGCTGATGGGTGGGGCGATCGACTTCTTCATGGGCTATGGCTCTGAAGCGATCAAAGCCATTCAGGAAGGCATTCCCAAAGTGACCGTCGCCGCTATTTTCCAGAAAGATCCGCAAGTTTTGATTGCCCATCCCAATACGGGCCATGACAAACTGGAAAGCCTTAAAGGAGCCCCAATTTATATTTCGACCTCAGCCCGTACCACCTACTGGCCATTTCTGAAGGCAAAGTATGGGTTTACAGATAGTCAGGCCCGGGTCTATAACTTCAATCCGGCTCCGTTTTTGGCGGACAAGACCTCAGCCCAGCAAGGATACCTCACCTCTGAACCCTATGCCATCGAAAAACAGGGTGGCTTCAAGCCAGTCGTGTTCTTGCTGGCGGATTTTGGCTATACCTCCTACACCACGACGATCGAGGCAACGCGCAAACTCACCGAGGAGAAACCTGATCTGGTGCAACGATTTGTGGATGCTTCCATCAAGGGCTGGTACAGTTATCTGGAAAACCCTGCTCCGGCCAATGCCCTGATTAAAAAAGATAATCCCAACATGACGGATGATCAGATTGACTATGGTCTGCGTAAGTTGAAGGAATACGGCGTGATTATGTCTGGCGATGCAGAGGCCCTGGGCATTGGAGCTATGAACGAAGCTCGCTGGAAAGCCCTGTTCGAGAGTATGGTCCAGGCAGGGATCGTCAAGGCTGAAACGAAGTACCAGGAGGCATTTACACTGAAATACGTGAACAAAGGCGTGGCGTATTACAAAGGAAAGCAATAG
- a CDS encoding sulfite exporter TauE/SafE family protein, which translates to MILTKGLLLLAGGLIAGILAGFLGIGGGTILVPLLVALGYTPVKSVATSGLAILITSTSGTVQNYRMGLIHPRRVLSLGLPALLTAQGGVWLANLTKGKPYVLLAAFGLLLWLNIYLIELKNQLTLARGEGEERIVDGAGNPIEPIAGGTVPRIHPTIARLGTGGAAGLLAGLFGVGGGVIMVPLQMLLLGEPIKVAIQTSLGVIIITAISACIGHTLSGNILPVEGLLLGVGGLLGAQISTRLLPRLPDEIISLAFRLFLGILSIYIFWQAWENYRGSP; encoded by the coding sequence TTGATACTGACGAAGGGGTTGCTACTCCTGGCGGGTGGCCTGATTGCTGGAATTCTGGCCGGGTTTTTAGGCATTGGGGGGGGCACCATTCTGGTGCCGCTGTTGGTGGCTCTAGGGTATACGCCAGTAAAATCGGTGGCAACCAGTGGTCTGGCCATTCTGATCACATCTACGTCTGGCACGGTACAGAATTATCGCATGGGGCTGATTCATCCCAGGCGAGTGTTATCCCTGGGGCTCCCAGCATTGCTGACCGCTCAGGGGGGAGTCTGGTTAGCTAATTTAACCAAAGGTAAACCCTATGTGCTTCTGGCAGCTTTTGGCCTCTTGTTGTGGTTGAACATTTATCTGATAGAGCTAAAAAACCAGTTGACTCTTGCCAGAGGGGAAGGGGAGGAGCGCATTGTGGATGGGGCCGGAAACCCGATCGAGCCGATCGCTGGAGGGACAGTACCCCGGATACATCCAACGATCGCCCGCTTAGGGACAGGTGGAGCTGCCGGACTTCTGGCAGGATTGTTCGGTGTGGGCGGCGGGGTGATTATGGTGCCTTTGCAGATGCTCTTACTGGGAGAACCCATTAAGGTGGCGATCCAGACCAGTTTAGGGGTAATTATTATCACGGCGATTTCAGCCTGCATTGGGCATACCTTGAGCGGTAATATTTTACCCGTGGAAGGGCTTCTGTTAGGAGTAGGGGGATTGTTAGGAGCCCAGATCAGTACCCGACTCTTACCCAGATTGCCAGATGAGATCATCAGTTTGGCGTTTCGGCTCTTCCTGGGGATTCTGTCGATCTATATTTTCTGGCAGGCATGGGAAAACTATAGGGGTTCTCCCTGA
- a CDS encoding acetamidase/formamidase family protein, producing the protein MAHHVLKATPATVHLGGFSAQLPPVLTVDSGDRITVETYTGFYLCDRAPAEFLTPELVAITQQLPPERRVGPGPHLLTGPIAVRGAEPGDTLEVRLEAITPRLALGFNAIRPGWGALPEQFSQAALRFIPLNLAAGYAEFPPGSGIRIPLQPFFGILGVADGEGGRSSVPPGPYGGNMDNRELQAGSRLFLPVLEPGALFSIGDGHAAQGDGEVNVTAIETSMNGTIQLILRQGWAMQGPIAETPTDIITMGFAPTLDEAFEQALTRMIEFLQQMTPLSAEEAYVLCSLAVNFHITQVVNHPQKGVHGLLPKSILPEALPL; encoded by the coding sequence ATGGCCCATCACGTCTTAAAGGCTACTCCAGCGACAGTCCATCTGGGAGGCTTCTCTGCCCAATTACCGCCAGTGCTGACGGTTGACTCCGGCGATCGCATTACCGTCGAAACCTACACCGGTTTTTACCTCTGTGATCGGGCTCCAGCAGAGTTTCTCACCCCTGAGCTGGTGGCAATCACTCAGCAACTCCCCCCTGAACGGCGGGTAGGACCAGGCCCCCATCTGCTGACTGGGCCGATCGCGGTTCGGGGGGCAGAGCCGGGGGATACCCTGGAGGTCCGGCTGGAGGCGATTACTCCCCGGTTAGCCTTGGGGTTCAATGCCATTCGTCCGGGCTGGGGAGCCTTGCCGGAGCAGTTTTCCCAGGCCGCTCTGCGGTTTATCCCTCTAAATTTGGCGGCAGGGTATGCGGAATTCCCACCCGGCAGTGGGATTCGGATTCCGCTACAGCCCTTCTTTGGGATTCTGGGGGTGGCTGATGGCGAGGGGGGTCGATCGTCCGTCCCCCCGGGTCCCTACGGGGGGAACATGGACAACCGGGAATTGCAGGCCGGTTCCCGGCTCTTCTTACCCGTACTGGAACCAGGAGCCCTGTTCTCGATCGGGGATGGACATGCCGCCCAGGGAGACGGAGAGGTGAATGTGACCGCGATCGAGACCTCCATGAATGGCACCATTCAACTGATCCTGCGGCAGGGCTGGGCAATGCAGGGACCGATCGCAGAGACACCCACCGATATCATCACCATGGGGTTTGCTCCGACTCTGGATGAGGCGTTTGAGCAGGCTTTGACGAGGATGATCGAGTTTCTGCAACAGATGACGCCCCTCTCTGCCGAAGAGGCTTATGTGCTGTGCAGTCTGGCGGTGAACTTTCATATTACCCAGGTCGTCAATCATCCCCAGAAGGGGGTCCATGGTCTGTTGCCTAAATCTATTCTGCCGGAGGCCCTGCCGCTTTGA
- the radC gene encoding DNA repair protein RadC, with translation MTYSLKVAELPVSERPRERLLQQGSKSLSTAELIAILLGTGQGAGKLSAIGLGQHILKELSQHQRDPLDVLRDISARELMQIPGIKQAKATTILAAIELGKRVFQSRPLDRTILDSPAAAAAALSHDLMWQPQEKFAVLLLDVKHRLIGTQVITIGTATETLAHPRDIFREVIRQNATRVIIAHNHPSGVIEPSPEDITLTRQLLSAAQLLSIPILDHLILGNGEHRSLRQTTTLWEENPQGDQ, from the coding sequence ATGACCTATTCTCTGAAAGTGGCCGAACTCCCTGTCAGTGAACGTCCCCGTGAACGTCTGCTGCAACAGGGTTCCAAAAGTCTCTCGACGGCTGAGCTAATCGCAATTTTGCTCGGGACTGGCCAGGGCGCAGGAAAACTATCAGCGATCGGCCTGGGACAACACATTCTGAAAGAACTGAGTCAGCATCAGCGGGATCCCCTGGATGTGTTAAGGGATATCAGTGCCAGGGAATTGATGCAAATCCCAGGAATTAAGCAAGCCAAGGCAACGACCATTCTGGCCGCGATCGAGCTGGGCAAGCGGGTCTTTCAAAGTCGTCCCCTGGATCGCACGATTCTGGACAGTCCGGCGGCGGCGGCAGCAGCCCTCAGCCATGACTTGATGTGGCAGCCCCAGGAAAAGTTTGCGGTGCTTCTGCTGGATGTGAAGCATCGGCTGATCGGCACCCAGGTGATTACGATCGGCACCGCTACGGAAACCCTGGCCCATCCCCGCGACATCTTCCGGGAAGTGATCCGGCAGAATGCCACCCGGGTCATCATTGCCCACAATCACCCCTCAGGCGTGATCGAACCGAGTCCGGAAGATATCACCCTGACCCGTCAGTTGCTCTCTGCGGCCCAACTGCTCAGCATTCCCATCCTGGACCATCTGATCTTGGGCAATGGCGAACACCGCAGTCTCCGGCAAACGACAACCCTCTGGGAGGAAAATCCCCAGGGGGATCAATAG